CCCGGGCTGCGGACATGGCGGTGCGGCTGCGCTACGACGACGTCACGGTGGCCGAGGTCGAGGCCGACCTGGAGAAGGCGGTGCGCTCTGCCGTCGAGGCCGCGCCCGCGGACGGGCTGGTGGTCGTGTTCAGCACGTACACCGCGATGTGGACGTTGCACGCGATCCTGCAACGGATCGGGACCCCGACGTGAAGCTGATCCACCTCTACCCGCGCGAGATGAACATCTACGGAGATACGGGCAACGTCCTCGTACTGCGCCGCCGGCTGATGTGGCGCGGGCTGCCGGTCGAGGTGGTGCCGGTGAGCATCGGCGACCGGTTGCCGCACGACGCGGACATCCTGCTCGGTGGCGGCGGGCAGGACGCCGCCCAGGGCGAGATCGGCGCCGACTTCGCCTCGCGCGGCGCCGAATTGCGGGCGATGGCCGACGACGGCGTGGTGATGCTGGCGATCTGTGGCAGCTACCAGATGCTCGGGCACGAGTTCATCACGCACGACGGGCAGCGCATCGCCGGCGTCGGCGTGCTCGATGTGATCACGCGGGGGCAGGCCGAGCGGCTGATCGGCAACAACCACGTCGACACCCCGGACGCCGGCCGGCTGGTCGGCTACGAGAACCACAGCGGGATGACCGAACTCGGTCCCGGCGTACGGCCGCTCGGGCGCACCGCGATCGGGCGGGGCAACAACGGCCGCGACCACACCGAAGGCGCGGTCCGCGACAACGTGATCGGCACCTACCTGCACGGCCCGGTGCTGGCCAAGAGCCCGCGCTTCGCCGACTCGCTGCTGCAGCGCGCGCTGCGCCGGCGCGGCGCGGACGTCGAACTGGAGCCGCTCGATGACACCCTGGCCGAGCAGGCGGCCTCGGTCGCGGTGCGCCGGCCACGCTGACCTCGCGCGGCGCGGGACCTGGTGATCGCCTAGGCTCGCCGCTCATGAGAGCGGCGCTCGGACTCCTCGCGGTGTGCGCGGCCGCCCTGGGTGCGTGCTCCTCGTCCGCCACCGATTCGCCGGTGGTCCAGGACAGCACGCAGACGCGGACGGTGACGCGCACCGCGACCGCGCAGCCCACGTACCTGCCGCCACCGGCGCGCACGGTCACACCGCAGCCGCCCGGCTCGAGGCTGCCGCGCGGCGAGGTGGAGCGGGCCTGCCCGTACATCGCGTCCACCCCGCAGGAGAACGCGCAGCACAACGTCGCCGACATCGAGGGCGATCACGTGTACCGCACCACCGTGCTCACCGACCTCGCGCCGGTCGGCTGCCGGTTCTACTTCTACGCCGGCCCGTACGAGGCGATCGCCGACATCGTCCCGCGCACCTTCGACTCCGCGCTTGCCGCGCACAACGCGATGGTGCTGACCGCGCAGCGCACCGGCAGCCAGGCCAGCGGCCGGAGCGACATCGTGCCCGGTGTGGACGCGGTGCTGTTCCGGACGAAGTTCTTCGGCCCGGACGGTGCCCGCGACTGGGCCTGCGCGTTCGCCAAGGGCAAGGTGATGGTGGTGGTGCACACCCAACGCACCGACCAGTCGGTGAGTGCTTTGGAGCTGGCGAAGGCGATCGCGTCGAAGTTCTGAACACGGCGGCGTGGCAGGATGGCGCAGACCAGCACCATGGCCAGCCACGCACAAGGGAGCCGTCTTGTCCGCGACCCAGATCGCCGTCCTGCACACCAGCGCCGGAGACATCCGCGTCAACCTGTTCGGCAACCACGCGCCGAAGACCGTGCGCAACTTCGTGGAGCTCGCCGAAGGATCGCGCGAGTGGACGCACCCCGGCACCGGTGCGAAGTCGACCGCGCCGCTGTACGACGGGACGATCTTCCACCGGGTCATCGAGGGCTTCATGATCCAGGGCGGCGACCCGCTCGGGCAGGGCTTCGGCGGTCCCGGCTACCAGTTCGGCGACGAGTTCCACCCCGAGCTGTCCTTCGACCGGCCGTATCTGCTGGCGATGGCCAACGCCGGGCCGGGCACGAACGGCTCGCAGTTCTTCATCACCGTCGGGCGCACCCCGCACCTGAACCGAAAGCACACCATCTTCGGCGAGGTCGCAGACGCAGACAGCCGCGCGGTGGTCGATGCGATCGCGACCACCGCCACCGGGCGCGGCGACCGCCCCGTCCAGGACATCACCATCAACTCGGTCAGCATTGAACCAACCGAGTGACCCCTCGGGTCCGCCGGTAGCGACCTGCTACCGGCACCCGAATCGGGAGGCGCTGGTCCGCTGCACGCGGTGTGATCGGCCGATCTGCCCGGAGTGCATGCGGCAGGCGGCCGTCGGCTTCCACTGCCCGGACGACGCGAGCCTGGGCGCGCGCAGCATCCCGAGGCAGCGCACGTCCGTCGGTGCCCGGCTGCGCGAATCGGCGCCGGTCGTGACCATCGCGCTGATCGTCCTGAACGTGGCGGCCTACCTGTACACCGGCGCGAAGTCGCCGGGCGGCCTGGACCGGCCGTACGCCGCCCGGCTGTTCCTGGACTGGCAACTGCAGCCGGACGTGGTCTACCACCACGACGAGTACTACCGGCTGCTCACCTCGGCGTTCCTGCACGTCAGCCTGCTGCACATCGGGGCGAACATGCTCGCGCTCGGCGTGATCGGGCCGCCGCTGGAACGGCTGCTCGGCCGCACCCGGCTGCTCGCGCTCTACCTGCTCGGCGCGCTGGGTGGCTCGGCCGCGATCTTCGCCTTCGGCACGGCGGAGCAGCCGGTGGTCGGGGCGTCCGGCGCGATCTTCGGGTTGTTCGCGGCGAGCCTGGTGCTGGTGCGCCGGCTCGGCCTCGACCCGCAGTGGCTGATCGGGATCATCGTGCTCAACTTCGTCTTCACCTTCTCGGTGCGTGACATCTCCAAGCTCGGGCACCTCGGCGGCTTCGTCACCGGCGGGCTCGCGGCGCTCGCGATAGCGGGTTGGCCGACGGTGCGCACCCGGCTGGCGACCGGTCGTCAGGTCGCCGGGCTGGCCGCGGTCGCCGCCGTGGTGGTGCTGGTCGTCGCGTTGCGCAGTGCGACCGGCGCCTCGTCGTTCTGAACCGGAGGATCAGTCCGGCCGGCAGGCACGCACCAGCGCGGCCACCTGCTCCGGATCGGCACCCAGGGCGCGACGGCTGAACACGACCAGGTGCGGCCCGGCGTCGATCTCCAGGGTGCGCGAGCGCAGGCCGAGCCGATCGCGCACGTCGGCCCGCACGTCGTCAACCTGCTCCCATGGCAGCCGCAGGTGGGTGAAGGGCGTGCGCAGCTCCAGGCCGTGCGCGTCGGCGGCCAGGCGCGGCCAGCACAGCAGGTCGATCAGCGCGTAGCCGAGCAGCACCGCAGCGGCGCCGGCGAACAGCAACCGGCCGGCCGGATCACCCGTCAGGGCTGCGGCACCCACGGCCAGAACGCAGAGCAACCCGGTCAGCGCCGTCAGCCGGTGGTCCGGGCCGAAGTGCAACCGGACCCGGCGCGGCGGGCCCATCCGTTCGTTGTCCACAGAGTTGTCC
This genomic stretch from Jatrophihabitans cynanchi harbors:
- a CDS encoding PH domain-containing protein gives rise to the protein MDNERMGPPRRVRLHFGPDHRLTALTGLLCVLAVGAAALTGDPAGRLLFAGAAAVLLGYALIDLLCWPRLAADAHGLELRTPFTHLRLPWEQVDDVRADVRDRLGLRSRTLEIDAGPHLVVFSRRALGADPEQVAALVRACRPD
- a CDS encoding peptidylprolyl isomerase, yielding MSATQIAVLHTSAGDIRVNLFGNHAPKTVRNFVELAEGSREWTHPGTGAKSTAPLYDGTIFHRVIEGFMIQGGDPLGQGFGGPGYQFGDEFHPELSFDRPYLLAMANAGPGTNGSQFFITVGRTPHLNRKHTIFGEVADADSRAVVDAIATTATGRGDRPVQDITINSVSIEPTE
- a CDS encoding type 1 glutamine amidotransferase; protein product: MKLIHLYPREMNIYGDTGNVLVLRRRLMWRGLPVEVVPVSIGDRLPHDADILLGGGGQDAAQGEIGADFASRGAELRAMADDGVVMLAICGSYQMLGHEFITHDGQRIAGVGVLDVITRGQAERLIGNNHVDTPDAGRLVGYENHSGMTELGPGVRPLGRTAIGRGNNGRDHTEGAVRDNVIGTYLHGPVLAKSPRFADSLLQRALRRRGADVELEPLDDTLAEQAASVAVRRPR
- a CDS encoding rhomboid family intramembrane serine protease, which encodes MRQAAVGFHCPDDASLGARSIPRQRTSVGARLRESAPVVTIALIVLNVAAYLYTGAKSPGGLDRPYAARLFLDWQLQPDVVYHHDEYYRLLTSAFLHVSLLHIGANMLALGVIGPPLERLLGRTRLLALYLLGALGGSAAIFAFGTAEQPVVGASGAIFGLFAASLVLVRRLGLDPQWLIGIIVLNFVFTFSVRDISKLGHLGGFVTGGLAALAIAGWPTVRTRLATGRQVAGLAAVAAVVVLVVALRSATGASSF